Proteins encoded in a region of the Paenibacillus wynnii genome:
- a CDS encoding response regulator produces MEHLKPIKVCVIDDIKSVVDMISRKPQWQEFGIEIVGTALDGEQGLSIIRETLPDIVLTDIRMPRMDGLEMTKAILEFAPLCKIIILSAYSEFSYAQQAIRLGAMDFVKKPFSLDEIIKVVLQAKQICLQDREEQEKTKAMEGKIKESLPILQQEYLTFLMQHQTSEHSAKSRWEYLGIPLALQDFVVFIAEIDHFAEKYQTQPIQEIELVRFSLQNILEETIAAWTSGIIFREATNRYVCVINGSDPEVAEEIIEACCSNVSHYSRNTISIGMGLCVSTIHELANSYGQALSALAYHFYTDGNAAYSYANILKKPRVVSNYSVATEQEFLFALRSGNWEKSQLVLQGIFDELLSLDPLPEPKYVENIGYELSYKICRVMLELFPYEKVQPMEQQVNLLRNRIHPTLMEIRSLLSDLCAEGCRWVEEERSIESTKIIRQAKVYICGNLHTSLSLEQVAKQINLSQGYFSNLFKKVVGTSFQQFVMHEKMEKAKSMLIEGYQVQEIALELGYEHRRYFSDVFKKYTNMTPSEFKISFLGKV; encoded by the coding sequence ATGGAACATCTCAAGCCCATTAAAGTATGCGTTATTGATGATATAAAAAGTGTGGTCGATATGATCTCCCGCAAACCGCAGTGGCAGGAATTCGGAATTGAAATCGTAGGCACAGCACTGGACGGGGAACAGGGACTAAGTATAATTCGTGAAACTTTGCCTGATATCGTGCTTACCGATATTCGAATGCCCCGTATGGATGGACTGGAGATGACGAAAGCTATTCTTGAGTTTGCACCTCTATGCAAGATTATTATTCTGAGCGCTTACTCGGAATTCTCATATGCCCAACAGGCCATACGACTGGGTGCAATGGATTTTGTCAAAAAACCATTCTCCCTCGATGAGATCATAAAAGTGGTACTCCAAGCAAAACAAATATGTTTGCAGGATCGTGAAGAGCAGGAGAAAACCAAGGCAATGGAGGGGAAAATCAAAGAAAGTCTGCCTATTTTACAGCAGGAATATTTAACCTTCCTAATGCAGCACCAGACTTCAGAGCATAGTGCGAAATCACGTTGGGAGTATCTTGGCATTCCGCTTGCACTGCAGGATTTTGTTGTCTTTATTGCGGAGATTGATCATTTTGCCGAGAAGTATCAGACACAGCCGATTCAAGAGATCGAATTAGTCCGGTTCAGTCTGCAAAATATACTGGAAGAAACGATAGCTGCTTGGACGAGTGGGATCATTTTCCGGGAAGCTACGAATCGTTATGTCTGTGTTATTAATGGCTCAGATCCAGAGGTGGCCGAAGAAATAATAGAAGCGTGCTGCTCTAATGTCAGCCATTATTCCCGTAATACGATTTCCATCGGTATGGGTCTCTGTGTTTCAACCATCCATGAGCTTGCAAATTCCTACGGACAGGCTCTTAGTGCATTGGCATATCATTTCTACACCGATGGAAATGCTGCCTATAGTTATGCCAATATCCTAAAGAAGCCAAGAGTTGTGAGTAATTATTCAGTTGCCACGGAGCAGGAATTCCTGTTCGCCCTCCGCTCGGGAAATTGGGAGAAAAGCCAGCTTGTTTTACAAGGAATTTTCGATGAACTCTTAAGTCTCGACCCGCTTCCGGAGCCTAAGTATGTGGAGAATATCGGTTATGAGCTGTCGTATAAAATTTGCAGGGTCATGCTGGAACTCTTCCCCTATGAAAAGGTGCAGCCCATGGAGCAGCAGGTCAATCTGCTGAGGAACCGCATACATCCTACACTAATGGAAATTCGATCGCTGCTAAGTGATTTGTGCGCAGAAGGCTGCCGCTGGGTAGAAGAAGAACGCTCTATTGAATCGACCAAAATTATTCGTCAGGCTAAAGTGTATATTTGCGGAAATCTGCATACAAGCTTATCGCTGGAGCAGGTGGCAAAGCAAATCAATCTCAGTCAGGGATATTTTTCGAACCTTTTCAAGAAGGTAGTGGGTACTTCCTTCCAGCAATTTGTCATGCATGAAAAGATGGAGAAGGCCAAAAGTATGTTGATCGAAGGGTATCAGGTACAGGAGATCGCCTTGGAACTTGGTTATGAGCATAGACGCTATTTCAGTGATGTATTCAAGAAGTATACAAACATGACACCTTCAGAGTTCAAAATATCTTTTTTAGGTAAGGTCTGA
- a CDS encoding S-layer homology domain-containing protein produces the protein MHHRKISILLIFSIIVSLVSSAASIGAAGSLNGGIPSSKVYFEDMQGHWAGEAVTELQEGGIVTGYTDGRFHPDDFVTRAEFVSMLNRVFHYVDKGEATFSDVKTSAWYADSVLKAQQAGLISGYSDGRFDPGSFILRQDSMLLLARTFQLKESSVARIEKFTDGNAISTYAKPAVESMLAGGYLQGDPLGKLNPKQTITRAEAAFLLNQMIGWMSMVDGEYTLGKVEGNVIINRPGVILKNTEIQGDLYVSEGVGDGEAAFDHVRVSGKTFILGGGVNSVVFSDSKLSDLSIGKKSGPVRVALTGNSSAEHIYITQKANLELSTGSRVDSVTIDLKAAGSSIRNNGTIALLEVLTDGILLNGKPLERGVQLKLLQGTAQPTSTPASPSVSTPVSEPISTPTSTPTSTPAPSSSPADPWELIWNDEFNGSIIDTSKWNVQDTGTVYNNELEYYKPDNATIRQESGNSVLALEAKSENYQNRSYTSAKLTSKMKGDWTYGKFTVRAKLPIQQGMWPAIWMMPTDEMQQYGPWPGSGEIDIMELTGPVGSDPDHAGKYPRTVHGSLHYDVPHDSQTAEYVLPEGMTFADDYHEFTMEWLPGVIRYYVDGNKYFETNDWGTKAEGQGDYYTYPAPFDRPFYMILNLAVGGDWPGNPKNDFQSDQMYVDYVRVYEYKDLELLPDVTGTRPVDPSMGVPQRTPLADGNQIYNGGFTGNTMNGVPEDWQFLLNGGGDGTVSVVEDTYKDMVAKVVVDQAGTQNYSLQLTQMPLLLEKGKAYKVTFDAKADGERSFMTKLTQFGGSWTAYSGEKNYQISDEWQSYEYSFTMNKATDNNVRFEFNLGLSDIDAYFANVRVVETEPLPQVRVPLADGNLIYNGGFDQGADRMAFWSFAAEADAASVARVSNVLSFPLMERKLNVDITGSTESTDGVILSQGDLELTPGTTYNLTFEAKSDLNRPLEIELDTGNSQDVTYTDGQVVQLTNTITDYSVEIIVSDSVSQSAELLFLMGGASGSVELDNVRLTPVTGEQPTGANLLDNGDFATAFQGWSSYSTDSDQLSIENVDESLQINVGTVGNNPWDRQVFYEGANYINGNRYTLTFKAKATTARSMNISLGWLDAANNYLWHAYGGKIIELGTEYQTYTIVFDVAPDSTTIGRISFELGKVMDAAIGNLSVNIDDISLVNNGPSPQN, from the coding sequence TTGCATCACAGAAAGATTTCCATACTTCTGATTTTCAGTATTATTGTATCGCTTGTTTCTTCTGCCGCATCCATAGGGGCCGCCGGTTCTTTAAACGGGGGGATTCCTTCAAGTAAGGTGTATTTTGAAGATATGCAAGGCCACTGGGCCGGGGAAGCGGTAACCGAGCTTCAAGAAGGCGGGATCGTTACCGGTTACACGGACGGCCGTTTTCATCCGGATGACTTTGTTACTCGGGCCGAATTTGTCTCGATGCTGAACCGCGTATTTCATTATGTGGACAAGGGAGAAGCCACCTTTTCCGATGTGAAGACATCAGCCTGGTATGCAGACTCTGTTCTGAAGGCTCAACAGGCGGGTCTAATCAGCGGTTATAGTGATGGGCGTTTTGATCCGGGTTCATTCATTTTGCGTCAGGACAGCATGCTGCTCCTTGCCAGAACCTTTCAACTGAAGGAGTCATCTGTTGCCAGAATAGAAAAGTTCACAGATGGAAATGCCATTTCCACTTATGCCAAACCGGCAGTGGAGTCCATGCTGGCAGGAGGTTATTTGCAAGGCGATCCATTAGGGAAATTGAACCCAAAGCAGACGATAACCCGCGCCGAGGCGGCCTTTCTTCTGAATCAAATGATTGGTTGGATGAGCATGGTGGATGGTGAGTATACGCTTGGGAAGGTTGAAGGCAATGTAATCATTAACCGTCCGGGTGTTATCTTGAAGAATACAGAAATTCAAGGTGATCTTTATGTATCGGAAGGGGTCGGGGATGGAGAAGCCGCATTCGATCATGTAAGAGTCTCTGGAAAAACGTTTATTCTGGGTGGCGGTGTAAACTCAGTTGTGTTCAGCGATTCGAAATTATCTGATCTATCTATCGGGAAGAAGAGTGGGCCTGTCCGTGTGGCGCTGACCGGCAATTCTTCAGCTGAACATATTTATATCACGCAGAAAGCAAATTTGGAGTTGTCCACCGGTTCGCGGGTGGACTCAGTAACCATTGACTTGAAAGCGGCAGGATCAAGCATTAGGAATAACGGCACTATTGCTCTGCTGGAAGTACTTACGGATGGCATTCTTCTGAATGGCAAACCACTTGAACGGGGAGTGCAACTTAAACTTCTTCAAGGAACGGCCCAGCCCACAAGTACACCGGCGAGCCCTTCTGTAAGCACGCCAGTAAGTGAGCCAATAAGTACTCCAACAAGCACTCCAACAAGTACTCCAGCTCCGTCTTCTTCGCCCGCAGATCCCTGGGAGCTGATCTGGAATGACGAATTTAATGGCAGCATTATAGATACTAGCAAGTGGAACGTTCAAGATACTGGGACGGTCTACAATAACGAATTGGAATATTACAAGCCTGATAACGCGACTATTCGCCAAGAGTCCGGAAACAGTGTTCTGGCTCTTGAAGCCAAGAGTGAGAATTATCAGAACAGAAGCTACACTTCCGCGAAGCTGACCTCCAAAATGAAGGGGGATTGGACTTATGGGAAGTTCACAGTCCGTGCCAAGCTGCCCATACAGCAGGGGATGTGGCCGGCGATCTGGATGATGCCGACGGATGAGATGCAGCAGTATGGACCTTGGCCTGGATCAGGTGAGATAGACATTATGGAATTAACCGGACCGGTGGGAAGTGATCCGGATCATGCCGGCAAATATCCAAGAACGGTTCATGGTTCGCTGCATTATGATGTTCCGCATGACTCACAAACTGCGGAATATGTGCTCCCGGAAGGCATGACCTTTGCAGATGATTATCACGAGTTTACGATGGAATGGCTGCCTGGAGTTATCCGTTATTATGTCGATGGCAACAAGTACTTTGAGACTAATGATTGGGGCACGAAAGCTGAAGGGCAGGGTGATTATTACACATATCCCGCACCGTTTGACCGTCCGTTCTATATGATTCTGAATCTCGCCGTTGGCGGAGATTGGCCTGGAAATCCAAAGAATGATTTCCAAAGTGATCAAATGTATGTGGACTATGTACGGGTGTACGAGTACAAAGATTTGGAGTTGCTGCCGGATGTGACAGGCACACGTCCTGTGGACCCCTCGATGGGCGTTCCGCAGCGGACTCCACTTGCAGACGGTAATCAAATCTATAACGGTGGTTTCACGGGAAATACCATGAACGGGGTTCCGGAGGATTGGCAGTTCCTTTTGAATGGCGGTGGAGATGGTACTGTAAGTGTCGTTGAAGATACGTACAAGGACATGGTCGCGAAGGTTGTCGTTGATCAGGCAGGCACGCAGAATTACTCCCTCCAGCTGACGCAGATGCCGCTGCTGTTGGAGAAGGGAAAAGCTTATAAGGTTACCTTTGACGCCAAGGCGGATGGGGAACGGTCATTTATGACGAAGCTGACGCAATTCGGCGGAAGTTGGACCGCATATTCAGGAGAGAAAAACTACCAAATTAGCGATGAATGGCAGTCTTACGAATATAGTTTCACTATGAATAAAGCGACGGATAATAATGTCCGGTTCGAATTCAATCTTGGTTTGAGTGATATCGACGCTTATTTTGCCAATGTGAGAGTGGTAGAGACAGAACCGCTGCCGCAGGTTCGAGTACCTTTAGCGGACGGAAACCTGATATATAATGGAGGTTTTGATCAAGGGGCGGACCGCATGGCGTTCTGGTCCTTCGCAGCGGAAGCCGATGCTGCTTCTGTAGCCCGGGTTAGCAATGTCTTGTCTTTTCCACTTATGGAGCGCAAATTAAATGTAGATATTACGGGCAGCACAGAGTCAACAGACGGAGTAATCCTGTCGCAAGGCGATCTGGAACTAACGCCAGGAACAACATACAACCTAACATTTGAGGCGAAATCAGATCTTAACCGTCCGTTGGAGATTGAATTGGATACAGGGAATTCCCAAGACGTGACCTACACCGACGGCCAGGTGGTCCAACTGACAAATACAATAACTGACTACAGTGTAGAGATTATAGTGAGCGATTCTGTGAGCCAAAGTGCGGAACTCTTATTTCTAATGGGTGGAGCAAGCGGTTCTGTTGAACTGGATAATGTACGTTTGACTCCGGTTACAGGGGAGCAACCAACCGGAGCCAATCTGCTGGATAATGGTGATTTTGCAACAGCATTTCAAGGTTGGAGCAGCTACTCTACGGACAGCGATCAGCTCTCGATAGAGAATGTAGATGAATCCCTGCAAATCAATGTTGGCACCGTAGGTAACAATCCTTGGGATAGACAGGTGTTTTATGAAGGTGCCAATTACATCAACGGCAACCGCTATACACTCACGTTCAAGGCTAAAGCTACAACAGCAAGATCAATGAATATCAGTCTAGGCTGGCTTGATGCGGCTAATAACTATTTATGGCACGCGTATGGCGGCAAAATCATTGAGCTCGGGACTGAATATCAGACCTATACGATTGTGTTTGATGTTGCACCCGACAGTACAACAATCGGACGAATATCCTTTGAACTGGGAAAAGTCATGGATGCAGCTATTGGAAACCTAAGTGTGAATATTGACGATATTAGCTTGGTCAATAACGGTCCATCACCACAGAATTAA
- a CDS encoding ABC transporter substrate-binding protein produces MKKQLLLSSLSIVLALGLAACGNSNSEANTNANTKTNTKNSPEGTTEVPKEKTKISYWTGDRHDAEFIKERVAKFNETNTDGIEVELVVKGDDFDTALDLSFQTADSPDVIRVKENTIGTFYLKEYLAPIDEYLTDEMKAKFPEMNELNTFGGKRYSLPNFGTTMRLVYNKDLFAKAGVTAPPTTLQELVDTAKKLTVAGKADGAYGFALNFKNPTSALSRSARVIAEMSGFGGFGYDFKTARFDYSGFKPIIEAFKQIRDDGSMLPGVESLDIDPLRAQFAEGKIGMYLSYSSEPGVYSSQFPAKIDWAAAPAPSIDGTVKGASGFLGGQWLALSTKSEHKEAAWKFMEYMYTDQMLTDYQENGFGISMVPTISAAAKVPQVNGIEGFLPNKYDGVWPVYPTVAPEGMKSSDAFFKYMLNGGDIDAVITDLNKRYNAALDDAIANDGLKAEPDSSFDPAILGGKFAK; encoded by the coding sequence ATGAAGAAACAATTACTTCTATCTTCATTAAGCATTGTATTAGCACTCGGTTTGGCAGCATGCGGTAACTCTAATTCCGAAGCTAACACGAACGCCAATACTAAAACCAACACAAAGAACAGTCCAGAGGGTACGACAGAAGTTCCAAAGGAAAAGACCAAAATCAGCTATTGGACCGGCGACCGTCACGATGCTGAATTCATTAAGGAAAGAGTAGCAAAATTCAATGAAACGAATACGGATGGCATTGAGGTAGAACTGGTAGTAAAAGGTGACGACTTCGACACCGCGCTAGATCTATCCTTCCAAACTGCAGACTCTCCCGATGTCATCCGAGTGAAAGAGAATACTATTGGAACCTTTTATCTGAAAGAATATCTGGCGCCTATTGATGAATACCTCACAGATGAGATGAAAGCGAAGTTTCCGGAGATGAACGAACTGAATACCTTTGGCGGTAAACGTTACAGCTTGCCAAACTTCGGCACTACGATGCGCCTGGTATACAATAAGGATCTATTCGCTAAAGCGGGTGTAACAGCGCCGCCTACAACATTGCAGGAACTTGTAGACACTGCTAAAAAGCTGACCGTTGCCGGGAAAGCGGACGGAGCCTACGGCTTCGCGCTGAATTTTAAAAACCCAACAAGTGCGCTTTCACGCTCCGCACGTGTAATTGCTGAAATGAGTGGGTTTGGTGGGTTTGGTTACGATTTTAAAACGGCCCGATTTGATTATTCCGGATTCAAGCCGATTATCGAAGCCTTCAAGCAAATCAGGGATGACGGCAGTATGCTTCCGGGTGTGGAATCACTGGATATTGATCCTCTCCGCGCACAGTTTGCCGAAGGCAAGATCGGAATGTATCTGAGTTATTCCTCTGAACCAGGTGTATACAGCTCACAATTCCCTGCGAAAATTGATTGGGCTGCAGCTCCTGCACCTTCTATCGACGGTACTGTAAAAGGTGCCTCTGGATTCCTTGGTGGTCAATGGCTGGCACTAAGCACCAAATCAGAACATAAAGAAGCGGCTTGGAAGTTCATGGAATACATGTACACTGATCAAATGCTGACCGACTATCAGGAGAACGGATTTGGTATCTCGATGGTTCCTACCATCAGTGCTGCCGCAAAAGTTCCTCAAGTGAATGGTATCGAAGGCTTCCTTCCTAATAAATATGATGGCGTGTGGCCGGTCTATCCTACAGTAGCACCGGAAGGTATGAAATCAAGTGATGCGTTCTTTAAATACATGCTGAACGGTGGGGATATAGACGCCGTAATCACAGATTTGAATAAACGCTATAATGCGGCATTGGATGATGCGATTGCAAACGATGGTTTGAAGGCAGAACCGGACTCAAGCTTTGATCCAGCAATACTAGGTGGAAAATTCGCTAAATAG
- a CDS encoding carbohydrate ABC transporter permease — MNNKIRNATFAYSYLFPSAILTLVLGIYPIAWAFRYMFYNYKGYGTARFIGLDNFTRIMHDTQFWDSVLNTFVYAGGKLLLSIPLSLLLAAILNRGLRGKHVLRAVFFMPTVISTAVMAVVFFTIFNSYNGILNQFLIKFNISAAGIDWLGPKHAMLTVILVAVWGAVGNYMLLFLAGLQNIPEDVYESSSLDGANKIQQFRFITLPMLGPVMQMIIMLAIITALKGYESIMVLTEGGPVGKTEVMFLYLYKLFFPLGGGAASTQVQEFGYGSAVSFVTAIIVGMVSVVYFYASRRMNRID; from the coding sequence ATGAACAACAAAATTAGGAATGCAACCTTTGCGTACAGCTATTTGTTTCCGAGCGCCATCCTAACGTTGGTTCTGGGAATTTACCCTATCGCTTGGGCGTTCCGTTATATGTTCTACAACTATAAAGGGTATGGAACGGCACGCTTTATCGGTCTAGACAATTTCACACGTATTATGCATGATACCCAGTTCTGGGATTCGGTTCTTAACACCTTTGTCTATGCAGGAGGCAAGTTATTGCTCTCCATTCCGCTTTCCTTGTTGTTGGCTGCAATTCTTAATCGCGGACTTCGTGGAAAGCATGTGCTCCGGGCCGTTTTTTTTATGCCTACTGTCATCAGTACAGCGGTTATGGCCGTGGTTTTTTTCACCATATTTAACTCCTATAACGGAATACTGAATCAGTTCCTAATTAAATTTAATATTTCAGCCGCCGGTATTGACTGGCTGGGTCCGAAGCACGCCATGCTTACCGTTATATTGGTTGCAGTATGGGGGGCGGTCGGCAACTATATGCTACTCTTCCTGGCGGGTCTGCAGAATATCCCTGAGGATGTTTATGAGAGCTCTTCACTAGATGGAGCCAATAAAATTCAGCAATTTCGCTTTATTACGCTTCCAATGCTCGGGCCCGTGATGCAAATGATTATTATGCTGGCTATCATTACTGCGCTGAAGGGCTATGAGAGCATCATGGTGTTGACGGAGGGTGGACCGGTAGGAAAGACGGAAGTCATGTTTCTCTATCTGTACAAATTGTTCTTCCCGCTCGGAGGCGGTGCAGCCTCAACTCAAGTGCAGGAGTTCGGATACGGCAGTGCAGTCTCGTTCGTTACCGCGATTATTGTCGGGATGGTTTCAGTGGTTTATTTCTATGCATCCAGACGAATGAATCGGATCGATTGA
- a CDS encoding glycoside hydrolase family 130 protein: protein MTVQVPSILHSSKFIHRHPENPILDAARVPYSTALVFNAGVTKFNGKYVMVFRNDYGSLKDQTIEPHHTTDLGIAFSEDGIHWEVSSKKCFKLHDEEIIRAYDPRLTVINGRCYMCFAVDTQHGIRGGIAVTDDFEDFEILSLSSPDLRNMVLFPEKINGNYVRLERPFTVYSRGGLDRFDTWISESPDLKYWGNSDLLFGVEHVPFANDKVGPAAPPVKTDKGWLTTFHAVDIDPARGKHGWEPAWKKRYTAGIMLLDLHNPKKIIGMSKEPLLAPEVSYEIDGGFRNNVIFPGGMILEDNGEVKIYYGSADTIECLATAHVDDLIDLCLKG from the coding sequence ATGACCGTTCAGGTTCCCAGTATACTTCATTCCAGCAAGTTCATTCACCGTCATCCCGAGAATCCCATTTTGGATGCTGCACGTGTGCCATATTCAACAGCGTTAGTCTTTAACGCCGGAGTGACTAAGTTCAACGGAAAATATGTAATGGTATTCCGTAATGATTACGGTTCATTGAAGGATCAGACCATTGAGCCGCATCATACAACGGACCTTGGCATTGCGTTCAGTGAAGACGGTATTCATTGGGAAGTCAGCTCCAAGAAATGCTTCAAGCTGCATGACGAAGAAATTATCCGAGCCTATGACCCGCGGCTGACTGTCATCAATGGCCGCTGCTATATGTGCTTTGCAGTAGATACACAACACGGGATCCGAGGCGGTATTGCGGTTACGGATGACTTTGAGGATTTTGAAATACTGAGTTTGTCCTCGCCGGACCTGCGCAACATGGTGTTGTTCCCAGAGAAAATCAACGGAAATTATGTACGTTTAGAGCGTCCCTTTACAGTGTACAGCAGAGGCGGATTGGATCGTTTTGATACCTGGATCTCTGAGTCTCCGGACTTAAAGTATTGGGGAAACTCGGACCTTCTGTTTGGAGTGGAGCATGTTCCGTTCGCTAATGATAAAGTGGGCCCTGCTGCACCTCCGGTGAAGACGGACAAGGGATGGTTAACGACCTTTCACGCGGTGGATATTGATCCCGCAAGAGGTAAACATGGCTGGGAGCCAGCTTGGAAAAAACGCTATACTGCTGGCATTATGCTGCTCGATCTCCATAATCCGAAGAAAATTATCGGCATGTCTAAAGAACCGCTGCTTGCGCCCGAAGTCAGTTACGAGATCGATGGGGGATTCCGTAACAACGTTATTTTTCCGGGCGGTATGATTCTAGAGGATAACGGTGAGGTCAAAATCTATTACGGCTCAGCCGACACGATCGAATGTCTAGCGACAGCACATGTAGATGATTTAATAGACCTCTGCCTGAAAGGCTGA
- a CDS encoding amidase yields the protein MSFSYHTYDAIGLAELVKAREVSPRELVEAAFARMDEVNPVLNAVVRTRREAALKEADEMPRGDSSRPFAGVPFLLKDISQAIGGEPLTSGALLMKNHIAKRDSNFVARIRSGGFIPLGHTNTPEFGLKNITESVLHGPARNPWNTEFSPGGSSGGAAAAVASCIVPAAGASDGGGSIRIPASFTGLFGLKPTRGRTPVGPGIGRQWQGASIDFALSRSVRDSAAMLDLLQTLQPEAAFHTPLYPGQYLDDLLKPTPKKLRIAYTTVSPVGTPVSEEAVRAVLKTVKFLADEGHEVEEKLSPVNGVRLMENYYTMNAGEVAAMFVSLEGMLGRTISAGEVDIVTWVLGEAGKNVTAAEFIHSLHEWDVAAAQMSALFKRYDLYVTPTNADSAPKVGELTQRPDEIEKLLQVSDMSKDEQRRMIYTMFEPSLTYTPFTQLANLTGQPAMSVPVHMTPSGLPVGVQVMSCKGREDLLLQVAARLEESELWVGMKGNPLMP from the coding sequence ATGTCTTTTTCTTATCATACATATGATGCTATTGGACTTGCAGAGCTCGTCAAAGCACGTGAAGTTTCGCCCCGTGAGCTGGTAGAAGCAGCCTTCGCCCGCATGGATGAAGTCAATCCGGTGCTAAATGCGGTCGTGCGTACCCGCCGCGAAGCTGCCCTGAAGGAAGCAGATGAAATGCCAAGGGGTGACTCCTCCCGACCTTTTGCAGGGGTTCCCTTCTTACTTAAGGATATCTCTCAAGCGATTGGCGGAGAACCGCTCACCTCCGGGGCTTTGCTGATGAAGAACCATATAGCCAAACGAGACTCTAATTTCGTGGCCCGTATTAGAAGCGGCGGCTTTATACCGCTTGGACATACAAATACACCTGAATTCGGACTTAAAAATATTACCGAATCCGTACTCCACGGCCCCGCCCGCAATCCTTGGAACACCGAATTTTCTCCTGGCGGTTCGAGCGGCGGTGCAGCAGCGGCGGTTGCTTCGTGCATCGTTCCGGCAGCAGGAGCCAGTGACGGCGGGGGATCCATCCGAATTCCGGCCTCGTTTACCGGCCTATTTGGACTCAAGCCAACACGCGGACGCACACCAGTCGGACCGGGAATCGGGCGCCAGTGGCAAGGCGCATCCATCGACTTCGCGCTGAGCCGTTCAGTAAGGGACAGCGCTGCAATGCTGGATCTGCTGCAGACCCTGCAGCCTGAGGCAGCTTTTCACACCCCCCTCTACCCGGGGCAGTATTTGGACGACCTATTGAAGCCTACTCCCAAAAAGCTGCGAATCGCATATACAACGGTCTCTCCGGTCGGCACACCAGTAAGCGAAGAAGCTGTAAGAGCGGTTCTAAAAACCGTGAAGTTTCTTGCAGATGAAGGGCATGAAGTAGAAGAAAAGCTAAGTCCGGTGAACGGTGTAAGACTCATGGAAAACTATTATACAATGAACGCTGGAGAGGTTGCAGCCATGTTCGTCTCGCTGGAGGGAATGCTTGGACGTACTATTTCTGCCGGGGAAGTCGATATCGTAACCTGGGTACTCGGTGAAGCCGGTAAAAACGTTACCGCCGCCGAATTTATCCACAGTCTACATGAATGGGACGTTGCAGCCGCTCAAATGTCTGCACTGTTCAAACGTTATGATCTTTATGTGACCCCTACCAACGCCGACTCCGCTCCAAAAGTCGGTGAGCTTACCCAGCGGCCAGATGAAATCGAAAAACTGCTGCAAGTAAGCGACATGTCCAAAGACGAACAGCGGCGGATGATTTACACCATGTTCGAGCCGAGCCTTACCTACACCCCTTTTACCCAGCTTGCGAATCTCACCGGACAGCCGGCAATGAGCGTCCCTGTGCATATGACGCCATCGGGTCTGCCGGTCGGCGTTCAGGTGATGTCTTGCAAAGGCCGAGAGGACCTACTGCTTCAGGTGGCTGCACGGCTGGAAGAGTCCGAGCTATGGGTGGGAATGAAGGGTAATCCTCTTATGCCGTAA
- a CDS encoding carbohydrate ABC transporter permease produces MRIQKIFGNTVLWVFLLLFGLITLIPVIITILGSFKTNIELTTGATLLPDKWHLSNYSEAWEQANFSTYTLNSLIVALSAVVGTLLVASMAAYVVDRMDFFGKKIYVSMQAFTMFVAVGAVVLRPQFDLMVKLDLHSSLWGVILILISAHASIFFILLSFMKGIPKELDEAAKIDGSSLGRTFWRIILPLLGPGLGVGALFTFRGAWNEYLLPLVFTMTKPELQTLTVGLANLKYGISAASQTHYMMAGACLSILPILVAYVFANKSFMQMTAGSLKG; encoded by the coding sequence ATGAGAATACAAAAAATATTCGGAAATACGGTACTGTGGGTCTTTTTGCTACTCTTTGGCTTGATCACTTTGATTCCTGTTATTATAACAATCTTGGGTTCCTTTAAGACAAATATCGAACTAACAACCGGTGCAACCTTGCTGCCGGACAAATGGCATTTATCGAACTATTCTGAGGCTTGGGAGCAAGCGAATTTCTCAACGTATACCCTTAACAGCTTAATTGTCGCGTTGTCCGCGGTGGTAGGTACACTGTTGGTTGCTTCCATGGCGGCTTATGTAGTAGATCGTATGGACTTTTTTGGTAAAAAAATATATGTCAGCATGCAGGCTTTTACGATGTTTGTTGCAGTCGGGGCGGTTGTGCTGCGTCCGCAGTTCGACCTAATGGTGAAGCTGGATTTACACAGTTCCTTATGGGGGGTCATTTTGATTCTGATCTCTGCCCATGCTTCCATCTTCTTCATATTGCTCAGCTTTATGAAGGGAATCCCCAAGGAGCTTGATGAGGCCGCAAAAATTGACGGTAGTTCACTCGGACGGACCTTCTGGAGAATTATCCTTCCGCTACTCGGGCCGGGCCTTGGCGTCGGTGCGTTATTCACTTTCCGCGGTGCTTGGAATGAATATTTGCTGCCGCTCGTGTTCACGATGACCAAGCCTGAGCTTCAGACACTGACTGTTGGCCTTGCGAACCTGAAGTATGGAATCTCAGCCGCATCCCAGACGCACTATATGATGGCTGGAGCGTGCTTGTCCATTTTGCCAATACTTGTTGCTTATGTTTTTGCTAACAAATCATTCATGCAAATGACGGCAGGTTCCCTTAAGGGATAA